TCTGATCTTGGCTTTCGACTTGGTTATTGTAAGCATTTAAAAATTTTGTTATAGAATTTGTGTGTCCGACAAACCTGACATCTCTGTCTTTCGGCAAGGTAATGATTGTAGTCGGGGAAAATACTATACCAAATTTTTTCCTTGTTTCTGGATTAGTGATTAAGTCGATGATTTCTATATTGATTTTCAATTCAGACAAGTATTGGGTTTCTTTTTTCCATTCCTGAACCATTTGATCGGCTTGTAGTGCATTATCAATAAAAACTTTTATCAAGATTTCTGTCATGAATTTACCTAGAAAATATTTCCTTTTTGTTTGTCTCATTACAATGTTACTTTATTTCGCTAAGTTTGCAGATGGAATAGTAAGTATCACTTCTGTCCCTTTTTTTTGTTCGTTCTCTACTTCTGATTGAATTTCTATTGAACCATTTAATTTTTCTATGAATTTATTTACCAAAGGCATGCCGTATCCAGTTCCTTTTTCGCCTGCTGTACCTTTTCTGCTAGTTGGTTTAGTGAAACTAAATACATCCTTTAATAATTTTTCAGGGATTCCTATTCCAAAATCACGAATTGAAATTTTTACATAGTTTCCTTTTTGTTCTGCTGAAATTATGATACTTGAGTTTGAATAAGAAAATTTTATTGCATTAGCTATTAAATTACTCATAATCGAGTGGCTGAAAATAGTTTGGTCAGCCAATATTTTTAAATCTTCTGGAATATGAAGTTCGATTGATATATTTTTCATTTCAAATTTTGAAGTGAGTAAAGAGTTTGCATTAATAATTGCTTCTTTTAGATTAATAGGAACTAAGGTTAATTCCATTTTGCCGTCTTCAATTGAATTTAATTCTCTAATGGAATTTATTATATTCAAACATGCATCTATCGAATAAAATAGCATTGGAAGACTTTCTTCTATTAAACTTTTGTCTTCGCGAAAAAGTTCTAAAAGACTTCGTGATCCTGTAAGAGGATTCTTTAAATCGTGCAGTAGAACTCTCAGAAGTTCTTGAATTTTTTCGTTCTTCTTTTGTAGTTCTTCTTTTTTGGTTTTTAGTTCTAGATGAACTTTAATTCTAAGTAATAACTCTGTTTTATTAAATGGTTTAGTAATGTAATCACTCGCGCCAATTTGTAAGCCTTTTATTTTTTCCTCTTGTTCTGCTAAAGCACTGATAAAAATAATTGGTATATCTTTTGTTTTATCGATTTCTCTTATTTTTTCAAATGTTTCATAACCATTTAGTCCAGGCATATTTATATCGAGCAAAATTAAATCGACTGGTATTCGTTTTAGGATTTTTATAGCTTCTTCACCGCCTGTGGCAATTACTAATTCATATCCATTTTCAGAGAGAATTCTTCCTAGAATTTGAATATTTTGGACGTTATCGTCAACAATAAGTATTTTTTCTGGTTTCATATTATATTAGTTTCAGTAAAAAATGCGTTAAGTATCTTAAGTAACTCACCTTACGCAAGGTGAGCAGCCCTGCGTGGACATGATGGTGGCGCACCTAGCTGTGGGTTTGCTGCCGCAGGCTATTGATTCTATTAATTCATTAGTATTTTCTAATATTTTAAAATTATATTTCATTTTCGTAATTTTCCTATTTTGCGTAACATCAGTTAAGTAAGAATTTCTAAGACTGCAAAATAAGTAAAACGTTTTAGAATAGTAAAATATCTTTTTATCCTTCTCTTGAATTGTTTTTTAACTTTTGGTATGCTTCAAGTAATTTTTTAAATCCGTTAAATAAAAAGTAGGAAATCAAACTTTCAAACCTTTATGAATCACAGTTTTGTTAGTAACTTTTTTCCTACTTACAAAATTCTTTAGTTTTATTTGGAGACTGAAATTCCTTCTGTATATATTTTTATCAACATCTTAAAACTATCGTTTATGTCTTCATGCATTCCAAAACCACCTTGTCTTTCTAATTCGATAAACCCGTGCAACAAACTTCTCAGAGATCGAACGGCATGAATAAGATTTTTTTTTGGGACTTTTAGGGCAAAAACAAATGGAATAATAGATTCAAGAAGTAAAGTAGCTACATTCTGAAATTCTTTTGAGCGCCTATTCATTGCCGGTTGGATTGCATCATATAGAGCTTTGTGCTCTAACGCATAATTACGATAAACCAAACAGGCTTCGAATAATTCTTTTTTAGGATTGTTTTTCTTTTCTATGGATAGAATTTTTTTTGTTAATTCTGTTGCTCCGCGAATTCCTAATTCATCTTGTAAATCTTCTAAACTGTTGATATGTTTGTAGAGAGAAGGTGGTTTAATAGCAAGTTTTCGAGCGATAGATCCTAGAGAGAGAGCTTGGAAACTTTCTTGATTTGCAAACTCGATGGCCGCTTCGATAACTGCGCTTCGATTGAGTCCCTGTCTTGGCATTTATTTTTTTTCCGGTGTATAGGAATTTTCGGGGTCATGTCCGAATATTACTTTGACTTGCGGATTACGTTTATTAAATGCAATTAGTTTTTCGAGAGATTCTTCACTCTTTTTTTTGTTTTGTGTTTTACCTGGAGCTATAGAATTTTTAAAACCGTAACTTGTGTGACTAGCATCTCCCGTTAGTAATGTGCTGCCAGATTTTGAATTAACTAAAAACGAAATATGACCTTCTGAGTGACCCGGGGTATGAATTGCCCAAAGAGATCCATCTCCCCAAACATCTATAACTTTCCCAAGTAAATCTACATTAGCCGCAGATTCAAAATTTATCTCCTGAATTTCATTTATTCCATCTAGATGATTCATACATACTCCGAATAAATCTGCATAGGAATCTGATAGACTTCCTTTTCCCGCGTAATAGGGAATATCTTTAGAAAGGGCAGGAACACCGGTTGTATGGTCTGCGTGTAAATGAGTGAAGTAAACACCTGTTACCTTCGCATTCATTGATTTAAGAAGATTTGCAATATCTTGTCCTGGTTTTTGTTTTGCAAAAGAGAAAAATTTTGCCATACAGCCGAAGTTGCCATGTCCTGATTTTGAAAATGAATCATCAAAACCTGTATCTATTAAAACATCTCCTTTTTCTGGATGACGAACTAAATAACTCATTACCGGAACATATACCTTTGTATTTTTTAGAGAAGGATCCTTTTCTAAATTCAAAAGTAAAGAAGTATCTACTTCAATTTCGCCTGTGTTAAGAGGAAATAACTCGGGTA
This sequence is a window from Leptospiraceae bacterium. Protein-coding genes within it:
- a CDS encoding hybrid sensor histidine kinase/response regulator; the encoded protein is MKPEKILIVDDNVQNIQILGRILSENGYELVIATGGEEAIKILKRIPVDLILLDINMPGLNGYETFEKIREIDKTKDIPIIFISALAEQEEKIKGLQIGASDYITKPFNKTELLLRIKVHLELKTKKEELQKKNEKIQELLRVLLHDLKNPLTGSRSLLELFREDKSLIEESLPMLFYSIDACLNIINSIRELNSIEDGKMELTLVPINLKEAIINANSLLTSKFEMKNISIELHIPEDLKILADQTIFSHSIMSNLIANAIKFSYSNSSIIISAEQKGNYVKISIRDFGIGIPEKLLKDVFSFTKPTSRKGTAGEKGTGYGMPLVNKFIEKLNGSIEIQSEVENEQKKGTEVILTIPSANLAK
- a CDS encoding WHG domain-containing protein, with amino-acid sequence MPRQGLNRSAVIEAAIEFANQESFQALSLGSIARKLAIKPPSLYKHINSLEDLQDELGIRGATELTKKILSIEKKNNPKKELFEACLVYRNYALEHKALYDAIQPAMNRRSKEFQNVATLLLESIIPFVFALKVPKKNLIHAVRSLRSLLHGFIELERQGGFGMHEDINDSFKMLIKIYTEGISVSK
- a CDS encoding MBL fold metallo-hydrolase, coding for MKIKHHSYIFYILALAVILINCGTYIPKVRDFVPKDNRVLTDSQLLKPNTRGLPELFPLNTGEIEVDTSLLLNLEKDPSLKNTKVYVPVMSYLVRHPEKGDVLIDTGFDDSFSKSGHGNFGCMAKFFSFAKQKPGQDIANLLKSMNAKVTGVYFTHLHADHTTGVPALSKDIPYYAGKGSLSDSYADLFGVCMNHLDGINEIQEINFESAANVDLLGKVIDVWGDGSLWAIHTPGHSEGHISFLVNSKSGSTLLTGDASHTSYGFKNSIAPGKTQNKKKSEESLEKLIAFNKRNPQVKVIFGHDPENSYTPEKK